One Augochlora pura isolate Apur16 chromosome 10, APUR_v2.2.1, whole genome shotgun sequence DNA window includes the following coding sequences:
- the LOC144476485 gene encoding protein VAC14 homolog isoform X1 encodes MMSERDYAPLSAACVRSLNDKLYEKRKAAALEIEKMVKEFAAHNNTVQIKRLLKVLGQDLATSQNPHTRKGGLIGLAAIAVGLGKDTGQYIEDLIHPILACFCDSDLNVRYYACESLYNVVKVARGAVLPQFTDIFAALSKLACDSEQHVKNATELLDRLMKDIVTESGLFDLVGFMPLLRERICTKNPFGRQFVIAWVSVLDAVPNMDFIIFLPEILDGLFKILEDPTPEIKKVTDTVLGEFLRSIKTNPSRVDFPGMINILITHAQSTDELLQLTAITWIKEFVHLSGPLMLPYMSGILIAVLPCLAYDGDTRKSIKQTATQVNANLMKLITMKNVQVLNNTSEKREQPVQGKLHFLRYSLHIITYLFYNLSSFLDASHNDSLAETLDLPSVVEVLTKHLMYISVQTKVAVLKWIHHLFIHIPHKMFCHIDNLFPILMKSLSDNSDEVVQQTLVVMAEIISSKSPEAATMDSNAEMQNRYFTKFIVNLLRLFSTDRNLLVERGAFIIRELCVLLSAEDIYKTLAKILLDEQNLSFACTMIQTLNVILLTSSELFDLRNKLKDLDSIESCELFTCLYVSWCHNPVATVALCLLSQHYGHACNIIRSFENIEVTVEFLIEIDKLVQLIESPIFTYLRLQLLEREKNDALVYALYGLLMILPQSEAYATLQKRLAAIPPKTNAIPATSSSSKPSETMFDFPELLKHFHIVQKRHKEQKRKQRLTNLIEKNTNHNDM; translated from the exons atgatgtcGGAAAGGGATTATGCACCTCTGAGTGCAGCTTGTGTACGTTCTCTAAATGACAAGCTTTACGAGAAACGAAAAGCGGCTGCTTTGGAAATAGAAAA AATGGTTAAAGAATTTGCTGCTCATAATAATACCGTTCAGATTAAACGACTTTTAAAAGTATTGGGTCAGGATTTAGCCACTTCGCAAAACCCACATACACGTAAAGGTGGTTTAATTGGTTTAGCAGCAATAGCAGTAGGTTTAGGAAAAGACACTGGCCAGTACATAGAAGATTTAATTCATCCTATTTTGGCTTGTTTTTGTGACTCTGATTTGAATGTAAGATATTATGCTTGCGAAAGTTTATACAATGTGGTAAAAGTAGCTAGAGGCGCTGTATTACCACAATTTACAGATATTTTTGCAGCACTTAGTAAACTAGCATGTGATTCAGAACAACATGTAAAAAATGCTACTGAACTACTTGATAGACTAATGAAG GATATTGTCACAGAAAGTGGTTTGTTTGATCTAGTCGGATTTATGCCACTATTAAGAGAACGTATTTGTACAAAAAACCCATTTGGTAGACAGTTTGTAATAGCATGGGTGTCTGTCTTGGATGCTGTACCTAACatggattttattatatttttacctgAGATTCTCGATGgtctatttaaaatactagAGGATCCAACACCAGAAATTAAGAAAGTTACCGATACAGTTCTTGGTGAATTTTTACGCAGTATAAAGACTAATCCAAGTAGGGTGGATTTTCCTGGAATGATAAACATATTAATTACACATGCACAAAGCACAGACGAATTGCTACAATTAACAGCAATCACATGGATCAAAGAATTTGTACATTTATCTGGTCCTCTTATGCTTCCTTATATGTCTGGCATACTTATAGCTGTTCTACCCTGTTTAGCGTACGACGGCGATACTAGAAAAAGTATTAAACAAACTGCTACTCAAGTAAACGCAAATTTGATGAAGTTGATAACTATGAAAAATGTacaagttttaaataacacaTCAGAAAAACGTGAGCAACCTGTACAAGGTAAATTGCATTTTCTAAGGTATTCTTTACATattataacttatttattttataacttatcTTCTTTCCTAGATGCCAGTCACAATGATTCTTTAGCAGAAACTTTAGACTTACCTAGCGTAGTCGAAGTGCTAACGAAacatttaatgtatatatcaGTTCAGACAAAAGTAGCTGTTTTGAAATGGATACATCATTTGTTTATACACATTCCACACAAAATGTTTTGTCATATCGATAATTTGTTCCCGATTTTAATGAAGTCCTTGAGCGATAATTCTGATGAAGTAGTTCAACAAACTCTGGTAGTTATGGCTGAAATAATCAGTTCAAAGTCTCCGGAAGCAGCTACTATGGATTCAAATGCAGAAATGCAAAACAGATACTTCACcaaatttatagtaaatttattaagacTTTTTTCAACTGACAGGAATTTGTTGGTAGAGAGAGGAGCATTTATCATAAGAGAATTGTGCGTATTATTGAGTGCtgaagatatttataaaacactggcaaaaatattgttggatGAACAAAACTTGAGTTTCGCTTGCACAATGATACAAACTTTAAATGTTATACTATTGACGAGTTCGGAACTATTCGACTTACGAAATAAACTTAAAGACTTAGATTCTATT GAAAGCTGTGAATTATTCACATGTTTATATGTTTCCTGGTGCCATAATCCAGTTGCAACTGTTGCTTTATGTCTTTTATCGCAGCATTATGGACATGCATGCAATATTATAAGATCATT TGAAAATATAGAAGTTACTGTCGAATTTCTtatagaaattgataaattagtaCAGCTGATCGAATCACCAATATTTACGT atcTAAGATTGCAACTTcttgaaagagaaaagaacgaTGCACTGGTGTATGCACTTTATGGTCTCCTCATGATTCTTCCTCAAAGCGAGGCATATGCAACACTACAGAAGCGTTTAGCAGCAATTCCGCCAAAGACGAATGCTATACCTGCAACTTCATCAAGTTCAAAACCCTCAGAAACAATGTTTGATTTTCCTGAATTGTTAAAACACTTCCACATTGTTCAAAAACGACATAAAGAACAAAAGCGTAAACAACGATTAACGAATTTgatagaaaaaaatacaaatcataatgatatgtaa
- the LOC144476485 gene encoding protein VAC14 homolog isoform X2: MMSERDYAPLSAACVRSLNDKLYEKRKAAALEIEKMVKEFAAHNNTVQIKRLLKVLGQDLATSQNPHTRKGGLIGLAAIAVGLGKDTGQYIEDLIHPILACFCDSDLNVRYYACESLYNVVKVARGAVLPQFTDIFAALSKLACDSEQHVKNATELLDRLMKDIVTESGLFDLVGFMPLLRERICTKNPFGRQFVIAWVSVLDAVPNMDFIIFLPEILDGLFKILEDPTPEIKKVTDTVLGEFLRSIKTNPSRVDFPGMINILITHAQSTDELLQLTAITWIKEFVHLSGPLMLPYMSGILIAVLPCLAYDGDTRKSIKQTATQVNANLMKLITMKNVQVLNNTSEKREQPVQDASHNDSLAETLDLPSVVEVLTKHLMYISVQTKVAVLKWIHHLFIHIPHKMFCHIDNLFPILMKSLSDNSDEVVQQTLVVMAEIISSKSPEAATMDSNAEMQNRYFTKFIVNLLRLFSTDRNLLVERGAFIIRELCVLLSAEDIYKTLAKILLDEQNLSFACTMIQTLNVILLTSSELFDLRNKLKDLDSIESCELFTCLYVSWCHNPVATVALCLLSQHYGHACNIIRSFENIEVTVEFLIEIDKLVQLIESPIFTYLRLQLLEREKNDALVYALYGLLMILPQSEAYATLQKRLAAIPPKTNAIPATSSSSKPSETMFDFPELLKHFHIVQKRHKEQKRKQRLTNLIEKNTNHNDM; the protein is encoded by the exons atgatgtcGGAAAGGGATTATGCACCTCTGAGTGCAGCTTGTGTACGTTCTCTAAATGACAAGCTTTACGAGAAACGAAAAGCGGCTGCTTTGGAAATAGAAAA AATGGTTAAAGAATTTGCTGCTCATAATAATACCGTTCAGATTAAACGACTTTTAAAAGTATTGGGTCAGGATTTAGCCACTTCGCAAAACCCACATACACGTAAAGGTGGTTTAATTGGTTTAGCAGCAATAGCAGTAGGTTTAGGAAAAGACACTGGCCAGTACATAGAAGATTTAATTCATCCTATTTTGGCTTGTTTTTGTGACTCTGATTTGAATGTAAGATATTATGCTTGCGAAAGTTTATACAATGTGGTAAAAGTAGCTAGAGGCGCTGTATTACCACAATTTACAGATATTTTTGCAGCACTTAGTAAACTAGCATGTGATTCAGAACAACATGTAAAAAATGCTACTGAACTACTTGATAGACTAATGAAG GATATTGTCACAGAAAGTGGTTTGTTTGATCTAGTCGGATTTATGCCACTATTAAGAGAACGTATTTGTACAAAAAACCCATTTGGTAGACAGTTTGTAATAGCATGGGTGTCTGTCTTGGATGCTGTACCTAACatggattttattatatttttacctgAGATTCTCGATGgtctatttaaaatactagAGGATCCAACACCAGAAATTAAGAAAGTTACCGATACAGTTCTTGGTGAATTTTTACGCAGTATAAAGACTAATCCAAGTAGGGTGGATTTTCCTGGAATGATAAACATATTAATTACACATGCACAAAGCACAGACGAATTGCTACAATTAACAGCAATCACATGGATCAAAGAATTTGTACATTTATCTGGTCCTCTTATGCTTCCTTATATGTCTGGCATACTTATAGCTGTTCTACCCTGTTTAGCGTACGACGGCGATACTAGAAAAAGTATTAAACAAACTGCTACTCAAGTAAACGCAAATTTGATGAAGTTGATAACTATGAAAAATGTacaagttttaaataacacaTCAGAAAAACGTGAGCAACCTGTACAAG ATGCCAGTCACAATGATTCTTTAGCAGAAACTTTAGACTTACCTAGCGTAGTCGAAGTGCTAACGAAacatttaatgtatatatcaGTTCAGACAAAAGTAGCTGTTTTGAAATGGATACATCATTTGTTTATACACATTCCACACAAAATGTTTTGTCATATCGATAATTTGTTCCCGATTTTAATGAAGTCCTTGAGCGATAATTCTGATGAAGTAGTTCAACAAACTCTGGTAGTTATGGCTGAAATAATCAGTTCAAAGTCTCCGGAAGCAGCTACTATGGATTCAAATGCAGAAATGCAAAACAGATACTTCACcaaatttatagtaaatttattaagacTTTTTTCAACTGACAGGAATTTGTTGGTAGAGAGAGGAGCATTTATCATAAGAGAATTGTGCGTATTATTGAGTGCtgaagatatttataaaacactggcaaaaatattgttggatGAACAAAACTTGAGTTTCGCTTGCACAATGATACAAACTTTAAATGTTATACTATTGACGAGTTCGGAACTATTCGACTTACGAAATAAACTTAAAGACTTAGATTCTATT GAAAGCTGTGAATTATTCACATGTTTATATGTTTCCTGGTGCCATAATCCAGTTGCAACTGTTGCTTTATGTCTTTTATCGCAGCATTATGGACATGCATGCAATATTATAAGATCATT TGAAAATATAGAAGTTACTGTCGAATTTCTtatagaaattgataaattagtaCAGCTGATCGAATCACCAATATTTACGT atcTAAGATTGCAACTTcttgaaagagaaaagaacgaTGCACTGGTGTATGCACTTTATGGTCTCCTCATGATTCTTCCTCAAAGCGAGGCATATGCAACACTACAGAAGCGTTTAGCAGCAATTCCGCCAAAGACGAATGCTATACCTGCAACTTCATCAAGTTCAAAACCCTCAGAAACAATGTTTGATTTTCCTGAATTGTTAAAACACTTCCACATTGTTCAAAAACGACATAAAGAACAAAAGCGTAAACAACGATTAACGAATTTgatagaaaaaaatacaaatcataatgatatgtaa
- the Ikkepsilon gene encoding I-kappaB kinase epsilon isoform X2: MSFLRGSAHFVWCTTSVLGKGATGTVFQGVNKDNGEPVAVKTFNQLSHMRPRDVQMREFEILKRVNHKNIVQLLAIEEEKDGRGTVIVMELCTGGSLFNILDDPENTFGLAESEFLLVLEHVTAGMKHLRDKNLVHRDLKPGNIMKFIDDDGSTIYKLTDFGAARELQEDQQFVSLYGTEEYLHPDIYERAILRKTVGKTFGATVDLWSIEKATGVISGVQTSENGPIEWSRELPQNCQLSAELKKIVTPLLAGLLEVDPQKIWSFDRFFTEVTETLSRKRVYVFNVHTSSLIKVFLHPEEKLTALQLHIHEQTDILPHVQILLYGDVFLTSIVEESTPGKAYPDTSEDKPLMLFSKENNNITLPMDPELPKFPVFPNLVSVENDASQAKVACSIGYVCKRRIDKVVLCSKLSQNAMKAFCDFVLREITRLLEKCQHLKDFTKAVEDTTIAVERYENLVRQIYKKFGIQNSLESKNWKKELDLKTKEFLTELAPAVTQLHQRCAKDGSKLRAGWQTSNVGLQCPWARQKAATLVDRLRDGWQHLLRDRATRSLTYNDEQFHVLERIKVTEAGQRIKTILELFCIPSIVKKCEYVADWYKIAQTIFLQTQILDKDVDNYEHVLQAYSYRLSQESKEPYENILHLIDPGKLKTIEKTNQPDQEITTVCKKLCVAQEHITMLLYTNELLIDQLNSLSTPEDLDDDSE, translated from the exons ATGTCTTTTCTACGTGGCTCCGCGCATTTTGTCTGGTGCACGACTAGTGTCCTTGGAAAAGGTGCAACCGGCACAGTTTTTCAAGGTGTCAATAAAGACAATGGGGAACCTGTCGCGGTTAAAACGTTTAATCAGTTGAGTCATATGCGTCCTCGTGACGTACAAATGCGAGAATTTGAGATCCTTAAGAGGGtcaatcataaaaatattgttcagtTATTGGCTatagaagaagagaaagatgGTCGTGGGACTGTGATTGTTATGGAACTCTGCACTGGAGGCAGTCTTTTTAATATCCTCGATGATCCTGAGAATACATTTGGACTCGCAGAAAGCGAATTTTTGCTGGTTCTAGAACATGTAACTGCCGGAATGAAGCATTTGCGTGATAAGAATTTAGTACACAGAGACTTAAAACCAG gtaatataatgaaatttattgatGATGATGGTAGCACTATTTATAAGCTTACGGATTTTGGTGCTGCGAGAGAGTTGCAAGAAGACCAGCAGTTTGTATCTCTGTATGGCACCGAGGAATACTTGCATCCAGATATATATGAACGGGCTATCTTACGCAAAACTGTAGGAAAAACATTTGGAGCAACGGTAGATCTATGGTCGATAG AAAAAGCCACTGGAGTTATATCGGGTGTGCAAACATCAGAAAATGGGCCAATCGAATGGAGCAGAGAATTGCCacaaaattgtcaattaaGTGCTGAGTTAAAAAAGATTGTGACTCCTTTATTAGCTGGGTTACTAGAGGTTGACCCACAAAAAATATGGAGTTTCGACCGATTTTTCACGGAAGTTACCGAAACTCTCTCCAGGAAACGTGTGTACGTATTTAACGTTCACACAAGCAGCTTGATAAAAGTCTTCTTGCATCCTGAAGAAAAGCTAACAGCGTTACAGTTACACATTCATGAACAAACCGACATTCTGCCACATGTTCAAATTCTTCTGTATGGAgatgtatttttaacaagtatCGTCGAAGAATCCACGCCTGGGAAAGCATATCCAGATACGTCAGAGGATAAACCATTGATGTTATTCtccaaagaaaataataacatcaCTCTACCAATGGACCCAGAACTGCCCAAATTTCCAGTATTCCCAAATTTGGTATCTGTAGAAAATGATGCTAGTCAAGCAAAAGTAGCTTGTTCAATTGGATATGTATGTAAGAGAAGAATCGATAAAGTGGTATTGTGCAGCAAGTTGTCGCAAAATGCAATGAAGGCATTCTGTGATTTCGTTTTGAGAGAAATTACAAGATTGTTAGAAAAATGTCaacatttaaaagattttactAAAGCTGTAGAAGACACGACAATAGCAGTAGAAAGATATGAAAATCTTGTTCGACAGATTTACAAGAAATTCGGAATTCAGAATAGTTTGGAGTCAAAAAATTGGAAGAAGGAGCTAGATTTAAAGACTAAGGAGTTTCTGACTGAATTGGCTCCTGCGGTAACGCAACTTCATCAGAG gtGTGCAAAAGATGGCAGTAAATTACGTGCTGGATGGCAGACTAGTAATGTCGGGCTACAGTGTCCATGGGCACGTCAAAAAGCAGCAACTCTAGTGGATCGTTTACGAGATGGCTGGCAACATTTGTTAAGAGATAGAGCCACCCGTAGCCTCACGTATAATGATGAACAATTTCATGTATTGGAACGAATAAAG gtAACAGAAGCGGGACAGAGGATAAAGactattttagaattgttttGCATACCGTCGATAGTGAAAAAATGTGAATATGTTGCTGACTGGTACAAAATTGCGCAAACTATTTTCCTACAGACTCAAATATTAGACAAAGACGTAGATAATTACGAGCATGTATTACAAGCATACTCGTATCGTTTGTCACAAGAAAGTAAAGAACCTTACGAAAACATTTTACACTTGATAGATccaggaaaattgaaaacaattgaaaaaactAATCAACCTGACCAAGAAATTACAACAGTATGTAAAAAGCTATGTGTTGCGCAAGAACACATTACAATGCTCCTGTACACAAACGAATTACTTATTGATCAACTTAATTCTTTATCGACACCTGAAGATCTAGACGATGATTCAGAATAG
- the Ikkepsilon gene encoding I-kappaB kinase epsilon isoform X1, with amino-acid sequence MSFLRGSAHFVWCTTSVLGKGATGTVFQGVNKDNGEPVAVKTFNQLSHMRPRDVQMREFEILKRVNHKNIVQLLAIEEEKDGRGTVIVMELCTGGSLFNILDDPENTFGLAESEFLLVLEHVTAGMKHLRDKNLVHRDLKPGNIMKFIDDDGSTIYKLTDFGAARELQEDQQFVSLYGTEEYLHPDIYERAILRKTVGKTFGATVDLWSIGVTLYHVATGHLPFRPFGGRRNKETMFYITTEKATGVISGVQTSENGPIEWSRELPQNCQLSAELKKIVTPLLAGLLEVDPQKIWSFDRFFTEVTETLSRKRVYVFNVHTSSLIKVFLHPEEKLTALQLHIHEQTDILPHVQILLYGDVFLTSIVEESTPGKAYPDTSEDKPLMLFSKENNNITLPMDPELPKFPVFPNLVSVENDASQAKVACSIGYVCKRRIDKVVLCSKLSQNAMKAFCDFVLREITRLLEKCQHLKDFTKAVEDTTIAVERYENLVRQIYKKFGIQNSLESKNWKKELDLKTKEFLTELAPAVTQLHQRCAKDGSKLRAGWQTSNVGLQCPWARQKAATLVDRLRDGWQHLLRDRATRSLTYNDEQFHVLERIKVTEAGQRIKTILELFCIPSIVKKCEYVADWYKIAQTIFLQTQILDKDVDNYEHVLQAYSYRLSQESKEPYENILHLIDPGKLKTIEKTNQPDQEITTVCKKLCVAQEHITMLLYTNELLIDQLNSLSTPEDLDDDSE; translated from the exons ATGTCTTTTCTACGTGGCTCCGCGCATTTTGTCTGGTGCACGACTAGTGTCCTTGGAAAAGGTGCAACCGGCACAGTTTTTCAAGGTGTCAATAAAGACAATGGGGAACCTGTCGCGGTTAAAACGTTTAATCAGTTGAGTCATATGCGTCCTCGTGACGTACAAATGCGAGAATTTGAGATCCTTAAGAGGGtcaatcataaaaatattgttcagtTATTGGCTatagaagaagagaaagatgGTCGTGGGACTGTGATTGTTATGGAACTCTGCACTGGAGGCAGTCTTTTTAATATCCTCGATGATCCTGAGAATACATTTGGACTCGCAGAAAGCGAATTTTTGCTGGTTCTAGAACATGTAACTGCCGGAATGAAGCATTTGCGTGATAAGAATTTAGTACACAGAGACTTAAAACCAG gtaatataatgaaatttattgatGATGATGGTAGCACTATTTATAAGCTTACGGATTTTGGTGCTGCGAGAGAGTTGCAAGAAGACCAGCAGTTTGTATCTCTGTATGGCACCGAGGAATACTTGCATCCAGATATATATGAACGGGCTATCTTACGCAAAACTGTAGGAAAAACATTTGGAGCAACGGTAGATCTATGGTCGATAGGTGTAACGTTATATCATGTAGCTACAGGACATTTACCCTTTAGACCATTTGGTGGACGTAGAAATAAGGAgacaatgttttatattaccacAGAAAAAGCCACTGGAGTTATATCGGGTGTGCAAACATCAGAAAATGGGCCAATCGAATGGAGCAGAGAATTGCCacaaaattgtcaattaaGTGCTGAGTTAAAAAAGATTGTGACTCCTTTATTAGCTGGGTTACTAGAGGTTGACCCACAAAAAATATGGAGTTTCGACCGATTTTTCACGGAAGTTACCGAAACTCTCTCCAGGAAACGTGTGTACGTATTTAACGTTCACACAAGCAGCTTGATAAAAGTCTTCTTGCATCCTGAAGAAAAGCTAACAGCGTTACAGTTACACATTCATGAACAAACCGACATTCTGCCACATGTTCAAATTCTTCTGTATGGAgatgtatttttaacaagtatCGTCGAAGAATCCACGCCTGGGAAAGCATATCCAGATACGTCAGAGGATAAACCATTGATGTTATTCtccaaagaaaataataacatcaCTCTACCAATGGACCCAGAACTGCCCAAATTTCCAGTATTCCCAAATTTGGTATCTGTAGAAAATGATGCTAGTCAAGCAAAAGTAGCTTGTTCAATTGGATATGTATGTAAGAGAAGAATCGATAAAGTGGTATTGTGCAGCAAGTTGTCGCAAAATGCAATGAAGGCATTCTGTGATTTCGTTTTGAGAGAAATTACAAGATTGTTAGAAAAATGTCaacatttaaaagattttactAAAGCTGTAGAAGACACGACAATAGCAGTAGAAAGATATGAAAATCTTGTTCGACAGATTTACAAGAAATTCGGAATTCAGAATAGTTTGGAGTCAAAAAATTGGAAGAAGGAGCTAGATTTAAAGACTAAGGAGTTTCTGACTGAATTGGCTCCTGCGGTAACGCAACTTCATCAGAG gtGTGCAAAAGATGGCAGTAAATTACGTGCTGGATGGCAGACTAGTAATGTCGGGCTACAGTGTCCATGGGCACGTCAAAAAGCAGCAACTCTAGTGGATCGTTTACGAGATGGCTGGCAACATTTGTTAAGAGATAGAGCCACCCGTAGCCTCACGTATAATGATGAACAATTTCATGTATTGGAACGAATAAAG gtAACAGAAGCGGGACAGAGGATAAAGactattttagaattgttttGCATACCGTCGATAGTGAAAAAATGTGAATATGTTGCTGACTGGTACAAAATTGCGCAAACTATTTTCCTACAGACTCAAATATTAGACAAAGACGTAGATAATTACGAGCATGTATTACAAGCATACTCGTATCGTTTGTCACAAGAAAGTAAAGAACCTTACGAAAACATTTTACACTTGATAGATccaggaaaattgaaaacaattgaaaaaactAATCAACCTGACCAAGAAATTACAACAGTATGTAAAAAGCTATGTGTTGCGCAAGAACACATTACAATGCTCCTGTACACAAACGAATTACTTATTGATCAACTTAATTCTTTATCGACACCTGAAGATCTAGACGATGATTCAGAATAG